GCCAGAGTGCCTGGGTGTTGTACACAgggtgggggccggggtggggcaggggctgtcCAGGGGCTGTGGGGTTTGCTCCTCTGGAACCCCTGCCAAGGGCCCTGAGCTCTGCTCCGCTCTGCCTCAGCCAGGGCTGCCCAGGGCAGGACTGGCTTCCCCCCAAgtggcctcctcccctctcccaggggtctCCAGCTCTGCCTGGACCCCGAGGGCAAGATTCCTTCCTCCTCACTGGGTGCACAGGGCACAGAAATGGACCGTGGGGTGGGGTGTCCTATTCCAGGCTGGATCTTATTAACGCCTTGCAAAagtcccactttacagatgaagaaacgaaGTGTGAAGTGAGGTGCCCCAGCCACGATGGGATCCCTGGGGCTGGGAGGCACCAGAGCCCATGTGGGAGACTGGGTGGGAGAGGCACCTGTTCCTGCCCACGTGAGGGTCCCGTTCCTCCATGGGGTCCAGCAACACTGTTTCTTGGCTCTGTCCCACTGCACAAGGGGAGCCCCACGGGCTGGTTGGGGTTGGcatggtgggcgggggggggacagAAACCCGACCAGTGCCTGGGCCCAGGTTgcctcccgccctcccctcctcccattctGGTCCCTTGCCCTTGGCTAGCCTGCCCCAGGGCCGAGGAAGCCCGGGGCCTGGCAGGAGGCAGCCATGGATAAATGTTAGCTTAACAAAGTCCTCAGGACCAGGCAGGGTCGGACAAGACCCCGGTGAGcctggaggggcaggagggagacacagtcccCTCTGTTCTTTCTGGAGGCCTTGCTAACCTCAAGGATGAATAAGGCACTTTCTCCAGCACGCCTTCCCTCTAAAAATAACCCGCCCCCCAAACGCAGGAGAGGTCGGAGGCGGAGGTGTGGAAATTTGGCTGGCAGCCTGCTTTAATTTTAACCCTGTGGCCCCATGGGCCACGTCCACGGTCCCAGATGTCTCCACGTCCTCCCTGGTCTCTAGCTTAGGCAAGGCGTTGGACTGTCCTTCCAAGTCCTTCCTGTCCTCCTCCGGTGCTTTTGTGGTTCCCCAAggggatgggaagggggcagaCGTTTCCCAGGAAGCCCCGCCAGGACTTGCTGACGCATACGATGTGGGGCCAGGGACTCGAGCCAACTGGTGATTTCCGTGTTCCTGGTGCGGAATGTGGGGTGGGCACCGGTGTCATTTAGGAGATTTCATCCTGGCCCCTCCCAGGCACAGTGTTCCCCCCACTTAAACACGACTCTCCCAAGGTCTCACAGCTGACAAATAGCTGAGCTGGGACAGAATCCAGATCCACCCGAGACCCAGGCCTGAGTGGTACCCACAATGCCACCGTGGAGCCCACCAGCTAACAGGGCAGGTCTTGAGTGGAGGTGACCCATAATTGGAGGTCCCAGGACCCTGTCGTGCCCAGTGAGCTGGGGGAACATCTGCTCGCCCCAAAGAGTGTGGGCCCCCACCCTGCAGGACCCAGTTCCCTGGAGTCGGGCCCCGGCCTGCTCCCTTCCGGTCGGAGCTGGTGCCCTCGGTAATGGTAGGGGGCGGTGCCGGAAGCGGATGCCCCACACATATTCCCTGAGCCCCCGCCACCAGCACTCAGGTGTGGGCGACCTGGGGAAAGCGTTTTGGGAATCATCCTGTGGCTCCCtctggcaggggctggggtcaCCCCTAGTGCCTTTCGGAGATGGGCCACCTAAACTTTGCAATATTCACCTCAAGATAGAGGCACCGTCCCCTGTCCAGGCCCAAAGCCAGTTAGGGGCAGTGGGTGGAGCTCAGGCTTCCTGCTCTCCCATTGGTCTGTGCCTTGGTCCCAGCAGGCTGCAGTGTGGGTGAAGTTCGCCGCCTCTGGCATCTACATTTGGGGTGTGGCAGCCTGGCGTCCCCGGAACCCCTAGGACAGGCAGGCATCTGGCGTTGAGAgtccttctccctgcccttccccacctgaGAGCCAGGTCCTCTGCAGAAGCGGACCCATTTAATGCCAACAACACCTCCATTTTATGgaggagtaaactgaggctcagagtcaGAAGTGCCTATCCCAAGGTTGTGCGGCCCAGTGCAGGGGAGCTGAACTTGTACTCTACTTGGGGTCCCCAGCTGTGCCTCCCCTTCCCAACTGCCCCCTCTGCTCTGCCTTCTCCTGACCCAGCctgcccagccctgtgccccGGCCCCTCTGAGACAAGGCTGGGACTTTTCCAAAGGGATTTTACtgagaaatttgggggaaaacaacGTGGAAATGGGATAAAAGAAACATCACAGTCTTATGCTGAAAGGTGGCCACAGGCTAGAGTGTGGAGTGGAtctgggagttgggggaggtccAGGAGTGActccccaggccctgggcacCACCAGCTTTTCAGGGACCTAACTCTTGAAAGGAGGTGACCCATAATTGAAGGTCCCAGGACCCTGACGTGCCCTGTGAACTGGAGACCAGGAAGGTCAGACAGAGGAGCCCCCGGTGTCTGTCCACCAGGGTCTGGCCTCTGTCCTGCCAGCTGCATGGCCACGAGCAGGGTCCtaggcctctctgagcctgtgttCAAGTGCAATGAGGTGGAGAATATTTACTCCACAGGGGCTCCAGGAATCCCACTGAAGAACCCCGGGCAGTCATCTTGGGGTGTCCCCTCTGACTCCTGAATTGTGCCGctcccggcccccccccccccaatctcttaTTCTGACTCTCATCCTGACATGGGACAGGACCAGCCTGAGCCAGGAGGAAAGGCCCACCCAGCCACCGGGGCATGAGCTGGGACCCTTATGACCCACCCTATTTCACAGGGGGCACCCAGGGATCAGGGGGCTAATGACTCAAGTGGTAAGCCAgggggcttcttggaggaggtgctGGCATCTCTGGGTCCAACTTAGCCTGTCTACAGAGGGCTATGGGGTGCTGCCGTCTCTCAGGTGCCTTCCAATCGGTTATGGGCTGGATCTTGTCCTcaaaaaattcttatgttgaagtcatagcccccagtacctcagaaggtggctatatttggagatacggtctttaaagaggtgattaagggggcgcctgggtggctcagtcagttaagcgttgtactgtggctcaggtcatgatcttgggactcatgagttcgagtcccgcatcggactctgtgctgacagctagggggagcccggagcctgcttggaattctgtgtctccctctctctctctctctctgccccagccctgccgaCCTCTGGGTCTTGGGTTTCCAGCCTCCGGATCCTTGAGGAAGTCACTGTGTTGTTTAAGCCCCGGCCAGCCACACTGTGCTGTGGCAGTGCCCGGACAACAACACACAAGCTTGTCCCTGCGTCCTCAGCACCCCGCTCGGAGCGCCTGCCCCGCTCGGCTTCATGCCGCGGTGGCTTCAGCCTGGCTGGGACAGGCCTGGATCTGTCCTCCCCGGATTTTCCCCAAGTTTCTTCCTAGGATGCTGGCATGGGATTCCCCCAAGAAGATGTGCAGCCTGCCTCTTCTGGGAAGTCTCGGCGACCCTCTCCACAAGACGTCTCCAACCTGAGCCActgtggaggaggagggcccgGCTTCTCCATTCAGCAGGCTCAGGGCCCCTCTACACCTTTGCCCAGAACGCCCgccatccctcctcccctctgagtgtaatccttccttccttcagcccCCATCCCCTCTGGCTCCTGAAGCCTTTCGGAATGGCTGTGGCTTAGGACATTCCTTTGCTGTCACTGTgacatcccctccccctccctgtgccccacGGCCCACGTTTCTGCACGCCTGGCTCTCAGGATGAGCCTGGCACACGGGCCTGGCGCCAGCATCTCTGTCCTGGAGGGAGGGGTTCTTTGGGGCTTTGGTGCGGGGGGCTGGatgtccccttccccccaccccaccctgcacgCCCTGTCCCTGCACCTCTGGTCTCGTGTGAGCACGGCGGGGGACGGCTGGTCCATTCCCCCCAcctacctgcccctcccctcccccccccacctgctgccTGGAGCTATGGagcgctgcccctcccctcccggaCTCTCAGGACTCAGCCCGAGCCAGAGCCACGAGCTGCCAGGGATCAAAGGTGGCAGTGACAGTCTCTGGAATGGGGGGAGAGTAAGAGCCTTTCTGAAAGTGAAAGTCTGGGGtcagggtggagggtggggccgggggtggggctggtgggCCCAGGGCAGCGTGGAACAGGCTGGGAAGTCCCAGCTGCTGGTCATTCGCTCTGGCTGACCCAGGGGCCCCACCACAGAGGCCCAGCTCCGAGGGCCCGGCTTCCCCTGGCGGCCCCGACCTGCCTGGGGCCCGATCTACTCGCTCAGCAGGTATGTTCGGGTGCAGGTGGGCACTGGGGTGCTGTGGACAGTGGGCGGGAATTCAAAGGGCCCAGGGTAATTCCGGTTCTGCCAGTGGCTTTCCAGGCCAAGGGCCTCAGCTCGGAGCCCAGGCCCGACTGCCAGCTCCAATCACAGCGTTCGTGCACAAACATGCAGAAAGCAGACAGATGCGGACATCAAGACACGCACGCGGGCACAGACACACGGACGTGGACTCATGGAGAGAGCGGCTTGCACACATACAGGGAAACACACTCAGGTCAACGCACAAAGCCCATACGCACCCCAGTGCGGCAACATACCCCCAGGCTACACTCTCACATTAGATTGCTTATCTTTTTCCCCTGGGTACCGGCCCTGGCCTGGTGGGCTCCTGGTCAAGCGGCAGATGCCCCAGACCGTGCAACTGTCCCTCAGTCAGGGGAGAAGGTACGCCCAGTGCTGGGGCCAAGCCCGGAGAGAGAGGAGCTGACGATGGTCAGGAAAGGCTGCTTGGTACTGAGGCTCGAAGGCGGCTCGAGAAGGTGGGGGTGAGGTCACTGCTGGCAGAAGGAACAGCCTGTACAAAGGTATGGAGGAGAGGCGAGGCGGTGGGCGGGTGGTGAGCGAGGGGGGACGGAGCTGAGGGGTGGGTTAGGAAGGGCCTCGAGTGCCCAGCTAAGGAGGGGTCTGCTTTTCCTGAGGGCGATGGCACCCCAGGAGGGCTATGCTTTATCGCTACTGAGAAGAGGAAACTTTTTAGTGCCTTTTTCTGGTAGGCTTTCGTAATACACAGGAAAGCCCTTGTAAGCAGGTCTCATATCGCCTATGAATAATGACAAATTTCCCAGGTCCTTCCCAATATTCAAACCTCATTTATTCTCTTGCCTTATTGCCTTGACTAATCCTTCCTGGCAAATGTCAAACAGAATGACTGAACAGACACCAGGCCTGAGCCCCAGGTGCGGCCGCCAGTGCCTCTGAACATTCAGGGCGATGGggccagagggccagagagagaaagagccagagagagtCGTCACGGGAATGGGGAGGCAGGTACGGACGGGGCAGGGGCCGAGGTAGAGTCAGCAGGACATCCAGTCCCGCAGGTACCCGTGTGGCGAGGGGCGACCCTGATCCTGACGGTCACTCCTCCTTCAGGCTGGCTCTGGGATGATGGGGAGGAGCAGATGGGCAGAGGCTCCCAGGCCAGTAAGGAAGTGTCCCCATCCCCACCGGGACAGTGGTGCAGCCTGGCCCAAGGACACCTTGGAGGTGGGGGCACCCATGCCCCTGGGCCACGAAATCCAGGTCAGTTTTgggggagcagagacagggaggctgGGAGCAGAAGCAGCCTGCGAGGAAGCTGGAAAGCTGGACATTCTAGGGACAGGGAGGTGCCCCGGAGGCTGGGTGAGCGCAGGTCAAGGAGGCGAGGCTGGAGAAAGTTCTGTCCCAGACTGGAAGGCTTCCAGTGCGGGGCtatggggagccatggaaggatTTAAAGCAAGGGGGTGACCTGGTTGGCTTGTGCTGTGGGAAAGTCAGTAAGAGCCTTTCTGAAAGTGAAAGTCTGGGAAATGGCTTGGGAAACTGTGGGAGCAGGGTCAAGGGGGCAGCGAGACTGTCCGGGGGCCTCGGTGGGCCTTCGGTACAGGTCTAGTTCTGGACGAGGGTGGTTGAGCAGGCTGGGGGGACCCGTCTGCTTGTGTGGCCTCAATAAGACCCAACTGCCAgctgctcctccttcccccagaaTCTGCCTCTAGACCCCAGTCCTGGCATCTGAGAGCTGCCCCCACCGCGGGCCCTCGGCCGGGAGAAATGGTTCCTGGGGCAGCGCCTGGCTTCCCGGGGCTGGAAGATGTGGGAGCCCAGCCTCTGCTCGCCTTTCCACACAGGCCTGAGCTGGCTGAGGCTCCCCGTGCGGGGCTGTGTGACTAGAGGCAAGGCCCTGGCcctttctgagcctgttttctcatctatgaaatggaatgACACCCTACAACTCTGTTGTTACGGGCATCTGATGTATGCCAGGCCGtgggctgggcacacagtaggtgcttactAAGTGTGAGCTCTACTCAACCAAGGCAGGGCCCACTTGTCCTGTCCCCACGTCCCCCTGGTGATAGAGCTTGAACTGCATCTGGGCACAGCACAGGCCCAGATGATTCTCATCATCACTCAGAGCCTGCTGGATGCTGAGGGGCACCAGGAAGAggggagtcggggaggggcagggtgcaAAGAGCTCTTGCGACAATGTTCTGTGTGTGCATGGGTCAGTCTGAGTCAGGGCAGGAGAGGTGCCGGGAGAGGACAAAGTGAGTCCTGGCACCAGGAGACGACAAAGACCTGTGGCCTGGGCAGGGCAGATAAGGCCTCATCAATCATCTGGGCCTGCCCCTCTCTCGGTGAGGCCTCTGTCCAGCTGTCACATGGCATCTGGGAAGAGGAAGGTAGGCCTCAGCCAACCCCTCAAATGTCTGACCCCTGGACAGACATCGCTGGAGGGCATAGAGGGGTGATTGAGGGTCTGGGCCCTGCCTATCTCAATAGGCAGGCAAAATGGGGGCCTGGGAAGAGGGATTCCACCTGATGTCACCTAAGGGTCAGGTGCCGGCTCCAGCCTGACCTTTGTCCCAGGGATGGGGGCAGCCTGGAGAGGTCTCGGGGTTCTGGCCTCTGGTTGGTCAGTGACTTCAGTAGGTCCAGCCCTCCTCTTGGCTGCTCTCTCCAAGGCTTAAGTAAGATCTTGCTGATCTaacacagcacccccccccacccccacacaacaCCCTCAcgatggggtgggtgggaggtccCAGCAGGCTATgaaatctctctcctctctcccaccccagctTAACCTAAAGCCAGAAAATCAAACACCACTGGGCTGTGCTTAAAAGGAGAGTGGGTGCAGCCTGGGGAGGGCCTGGAGCTCAGGGTGGGACCTAGGCAGCCCCTGCTTTGCACCTCCATGCCCTAGggacccccgccccaccccctacAGGGGAGTGGCCGGAGCCCAtgaggggtgggtggtggggagatgCACCGGTGAGGAACAGCCTCGGGGAGCCCCAGTCCCTGGTTAAATATAGACCTGgggcccctcccaccacccccgcccACAGGGCTGCAAGGCTGGGATAAGCAGATAAGCCCCTGGGGGCAGCCACGGGTGGCCACAGACCTCAAGCCtgaccctgcctccctccaggtctAAACAGAAGGAGCCTCTTCCAGGGAGGGATCCCTGAGCCTCCCTCTGAGCAGAAATAGTTGGACCTGATGGGCTGAATGGGGGTGAGCTGAGGgcttggcgggggtggggggggggcagtgaatGCTAGGTGGTGTGGAGATTGGGCAGTTAGGCCTCAGGACCTGAAGTCCAGGAAATCCTGGATGTGGTTGCCGGGCCCAGCCCTGGGGACCACGGGCTGCCGTCTCGGCTGTGCCCCCAGAATCTGCCTGTTTAACCCCCCTCTCCAACTCTGATGATGGCCTGGCAGAGCCAGAGAGGGTGGGCACCTGGGGGTGCCCTTCGGAAGATGGTATCAGGGAAGTTTTCCCGAAGGAAGTACCTGTCTGTCTACATCTCAGTGCCAGCTGCGGTGTGGCACGGAGAGAGCTCCGGCCGTGAGAGCTGCCCGGTGACAGCTTGGGGGTCATCTCTGGGAGAAGCTTCTCTGACCAAGCCGAGCCACTGGGCCCCTCCAGGTCTCACAGGGCTCTCACGAGGTTTCTGTGCCCATTCCCcagggctgcccccccccccccccgccccaccccaggcctcccgAGACTCCTTTTCATCCCCAGCTTTCCTGCTCCCAAGATGTCGTTATCACCGACAGTGACCTCCTGGCCAGAACCGCACAGCCCTGAGGAGTCTGATAAGCTGCAGACCCCAGAGCAGGACACTCAGCAGGCAAGCAGTGGGGACGTGCCCAGCACCCACCGTGAGGACACTCGGCCCAGCCTGGGCACCCTTCGGCGGGCCTTCTCCAGGGCAAGCCGGCGGGCCTTGGGCCAGGCCCCCGGGGAGGACACTGGCCTGCTCCGACGCAGCTCCCACTTCCTGCGATCCTTacggcgcccccgcccccgggatGGTGGCCCGGCTGCTGCACCAGGGGGGGACCGCGGCCCAGAGGGGCCCTCAGGCGTCACGGATGGTGGCAGCCGGCCCTCAACcactggggtggggcctgaggaaCCAGGACAGGAGGAAGGTGAGAGCTTCACAAAGGATACCAAGcatgggaggaaactgaggccaaagagGGAGCAGCACAGCCCAGGCTTCCCGACAGCTCCCCCAAACACCCCCACGCACAACTGCATTTTACATTCGCCCAGCCTTTCAAGCAGGGGAGCATCCACTGGGCAGCTCAGAGAGGCCAGAGTGAGctaagtgaggctcagagaggttagtgATCTGCCTCACATCCCACGGCCAGGAAGTGGATAAATGGGAGTTGAACCCACATCTGTAGGACTCCAGAACCCTCACCTCTCCACAGACTTCCACAGCCTGGCCCCTGGCCAAACTAGAGTGATGGATAAGGCGCTGGTCCTCTCAGAGCACAGGGCCGCAGGGGGTGGGTGGCAGTAATGGGCCTGGAGGGGAGCTCAGGAGGGCTGCGGGCGCAGGATGCATTGGCGCTGGGCTCCAAAGGGGGGGCTGCAGGTGGAAGTAGagggctgccaggggctgggggctggcccagagcagggaaCAGCAAGAAGCGTGGGAGCTGGGCACAGGGACAGGATGCGCCCAGGCTGAGCTCTGACCCCAACAGACCTGCAGTCAAGACAGCAACATGAGGCCACCAGGCCCAGCTCAGCATAGCTGGTTGCAGGGGAGAAGGTAGGGACCGAAAGCCGGGAGGGCAGGGCCTGATCCCAACTGCTGCTTTCAGCCAGGTTTGGGGCTTGGGGTTACCCCTCTTCCAGAGTGATTCCGAGGGACGATTCCCCGCAGGTGGGGGCCGTTGCTCCTGGAGCAGACCTTaggggagggctggggccagGCGGCCCAGCTCCCGGTGGGCGAGAACAGGGCCCACAGGCCTTGGTTGGGGGCCGAGGTTCCGGCGCGGCACCCCCCCCAAggccctctccctgcctgtcctTGCCAAAGGCAAATCTGTGGCGGACCTCATCACGGAGCGGCAGCTGCTGGCGGCCTTCGAGCAGCTGCGGCAGCTGGAGACGCGGCTCCTGGCGCAGAAAGCCTCGGGCACCTTCGAGCAGGACCCCACCGGCTTCGCGCGGCGCGCCATGGACGTGTGCCTGCTCTACGACGGGCTGGCGGCGGAGATCCGCGCCATCGTGCGCGAGACGCTGGGCCCGGGCGGCGTGGACGCGGCCGCGCTCGCCGAGCTGGCCCGCGTGGTGCGCGCCGAGGAGGAGGCCCACCCGGTGCCCCCGGCCGACGGCGACTTCCTGCTCACGCCGCGCCGCTGGCGGCGGCACTGGGAGGACGCGGTGACGCGGAGCGCGCAGGAGCGCGTGCGGCAGGCGGGCGCCGGGGACGCCGCGGGGGCGGCCGAGGGCGCGTCGGGCCTGGCCCGGCTTCTGGCCGAGCTCGGCGGCTCGGTTCGCCGCGACCTGCGCCAGGTGCGGCTGCAGGTGCAGCCCGCCTACTCGGCCGCCGGCCTCCCGGCGTGGGAGGCCTACCTGCGCGCCTTCCACGGCGCGGTGGCCCAGCGCCTCCAGGAGCTCGCGCGCGACGCCCGGGGCTGCGAGCAGCTCTACGTCCTGCTGGACTGGACCGCCAATGTCTACGGCAGGTGAGGCCCCAGCCAGAGCGCCGAGCCGGGCGAGGGGAGGCCGGTATCGCCCACCTGGCCCTGCCCACCCGGAGGCCTTTGGGCGCCCGCCCCGAGGAGCCCTGGGCACCTTTTCCCTCTTTCTAACCGGGAGAGGGCTGGTGGGTGGGCGGCAGAGATCCCGGGGACTTTGAcgttcttttctttcccctcctctgggCCGCGGTATACTCTGCCACCGGGGGTTCCTACGGTGCTACCCAGGCACCCGGTCCCGCGAGCGGG
This window of the Prionailurus viverrinus isolate Anna chromosome B3, UM_Priviv_1.0, whole genome shotgun sequence genome carries:
- the EXOC3L4 gene encoding exocyst complex component 3-like protein 4 isoform X2; this encodes MSLSPTVTSWPEPHSPEESDKLQTPEQDTQQASSGDVPSTHREDTRPSLGTLRRAFSRASRRALGQAPGEDTGLLRRSSHFLRSLRRPRPRDGGPAAAPGGDRGPEGPSGVTDGGSRPSTTGVGPEEPGQEEGKSVADLITERQLLAAFEQLRQLETRLLAQKASGTFEQDPTGFARRAMDVCLLYDGLAAEIRAIVRETLGPGGVDAAALAELARVVRAEEEAHPVPPADGDFLLTPRRWRRHWEDAVTRSAQERVRQAGAGDAAGAAEGASGLARLLAELGGSVRRDLRQVRLQVQPAYSAAGLPAWEAYLRAFHGAVAQRLQELARDARGCEQLYVLLDWTANVYGSPDFLGAPDLTLSTEPLPPLLAPSVWARLESDYTSFLETKITSCFEGILQLEQSRWGATEAPDVLQGLYHTPLSIDIHMLVAEHVKAAGAISAELEATTLRICARALGLFLPRFEKAFLQSEAVSEPHLGASINACEELRTSLLARFPGTFEELEKPLVAAICAFQKRLLQGLQYDVQPLFRVLCTKAWLTHDVLQPLMDKVVAFAHHLEHVAPLRAQGSEATWLGQAIPCVADILGETYKDDIGRHLETLIGSYPDIRRDHVLAILALRRLGRRRNQRLLQHAQSLLRAAAKAEGSEAAGGHVLFEEIQVPTSVDLLITCI